From the Streptomyces sp. Sge12 genome, the window CCCGCTGCGATGACGCCCTTGCGCCGCAGCAGACCCGCTCGGCGCAGGCCGTAGCCGCCGACGCCGAGGAAAGCGACACCGAGCGTCAGGGGTATGAGGGAGAAGAGCCATTCGCGTCCCATGATCTGTGCGACGCGTCCGCGGGAGCTCCGGTTGCGCTGCGCCCCGGACCGGGTGGCGCTGCGCCCCGGGCCGGGCTCACACCCCCGGCGCCGGCATGTGGTCCAGGCGGCGCAGGATCACGCCCTCCCGCAGGGCCCACGGGCAGATCTCCAGGTCCTCCACGCCGAAAAGGTCCATCGTGGCCTCCGCGACCAGGGCGCCCGCGAGGAGCTGGTTCGACCGGCCCTCCGAGACGCCCGGGAGGGCCGCGCGCTGGGCCGTGGTCATCGCCGCCAGGCGCGGGACCCACTCCTCCAGGGACTTGCGGCTCAGGTCCCGCTGCACGTACAGGCCCTCCGCCGAGCGCGCCGCGCCCGCGATGCGGGCCAGCTGCTTGAAGGTCTTCGAGGTCGCCACCACGTGGTCCGGAGCGCCGAAGCGGCGGAACTCGCCGACCGTGCGGGCGATCTCCGCCCGCACGTGCCGTCGCAGCGCCCGGATGTCCAGCGCGTCCGGCGGGTCGCCCGGGAGCCAGCCCGAGGTGAGGCGGCCCGCGCCCAGCGGGAGGGAGACGGCCGCGTCCGGGTCCTCGTCGATGCCGTACGCGATCTCCAGCGAGCCGCCGCCGATGTCCAGGACCAGCAGTTTCCCGGCGGACCAGCCGAACCAGCGGCGGGCGGCGAGGAAGGTGAGCCGGGCCTCGTCCTCGCCGCTCAGCACCGGCAGGTCGACACCGGTCTCGGCCTTGACCCGGGCGAGGACCTCGTCCGCGTTCGTGGCCTCGCGCACGGCGCTGGTCGCGAAGGGCAGGACGTCCTCGCACCCCTTGTCCTCGGCGGCCTGCACCGCGTCACCGATCACCGAGACGAGACGCTCGACGCCGTCAGGCGTGACGGCGCCGGCCTCGTCGAGCAGCTGCGCCAGCCGCATCTCCACCTTGTGCGAGTGCGCCGGCTGCGGGCGCGCGCCGGGGTGCGCGTCCACCACCAGCAGATGGACCGTATTCGAACCCACATCCAGCACACCGAGTCTCATAGGGGGAAACGCTACTGCGAGGAAGACTCGGGGGTTGAGTAAGGGGCGCATAGGCTTGGGTTTGTGCCAAATACGAAGAAGGCCAACAAGACCCGGTCGCAGAAGGACACGGGCAAGGACACCGGCAAGGACAGGACCAAGGACGGCGCCGGGGCGAAAGCCAAGCGCGGCAAGGACAAGGTCGTGGCCGTGGCCGACGAGAAGGGGCTCGACTTCCCTCGGGCCTGGGTGGAGTTCCCCGACCCCGCCGACGACGAGCAGATCTTCCGCTGCGACCTGACCTGGCTCACCTCCCGCTGGACCTGCATCTTCGGCAGCGGCTGCCAGGGCATCCAGGCGGGCCGGGCGGACGACGGCTGCTGCACGCTCGGCGCGCACTTCTCCGACGAGGACGACGAGAAGCGGGTCGCGCAGCACGTGGCCCGGCTGACGCCCGAGGTGTGGCAGTTCCACGACGTCGGCAGCGAGAGCGGGTGGACGCAGCACGACGACGACGGGGAGAAGCAGACCCGCCGCTGGGACGGCGCGTGCATCTTCCTCAACCGGCCGGGCTTCGCCGCCGGTGCCGGCTGCTCGCTGCACATCCTGGCCGTGAAGGAGGGCCGGGAGCCGCTGGAGACCAAGCCCGACGTCTGCTGGCAGCTGCCGATCCGCCGCACGTACGACTGGATCGACCGGCCCGACGACACCCGCGTGCTCCAGGTGACGATCGGTGAGTACGACCGCCGCGGCTGGGGTCCGGGCGGCCACGACCTGCACTGGTGGTGCACGTCGGCCACCTCGGCGCACGGCGCCGGGGAGCCGGTGTACGTGTCGTACCGGCCGGAGCTGACGGAGCTGATGGGCAAGGAGGGGTACGACGCGCTCGTGGAGCTGTGCGAGGCGCGGCTCGCCTCGCTGCTGCCGATGGCCCCGCACCCCGCGGATCCCGCCTGACCCGACCGGCGGCCGACCCGGCCGGTGCCTGACCGGCCTGCGAGTCGGCCGGCGGGCGACCCGGCCGGCGGCCCGGTCTCAGGGGCCCGAGGATCCCGACGGAGCCGGGTCCGGGGCCGGGGAAACCGTTCCGCCTGTGCCCTCCGTCGAGGACGGCGCGGGTGTCGGGGACGGCGGCGGGATCGTCGGCTCCGTCGGGGACGGGGTCGGTGTGCCCGGCTGCGTCGGGTCCGGCGAGGGCGCCGGGGTCGCGGGCTGCGTCGGGTTCTGGGTGGGCGCGGGTGTGGACGCCGGGCGGCCCCGGCCCTGGATGGAGACCACCGCGCCGCTGGGGTCGATCCCGACCCGGGCCGTCCAGCCACCGACGGGCTGGGCCTCGGGGTCCACGACGATACGCAGGGTGACCGATTCTCCTGGGGCCAGCGTGCCCGCGGTGCGGCTCGCGCGCAGCCAGGGGGCGTCGGACCACAGCCGCCAGTCGACCGGGGCGCCGCCGGAGGCGG encodes:
- a CDS encoding Ppx/GppA phosphatase family protein, producing MRLGVLDVGSNTVHLLVVDAHPGARPQPAHSHKVEMRLAQLLDEAGAVTPDGVERLVSVIGDAVQAAEDKGCEDVLPFATSAVREATNADEVLARVKAETGVDLPVLSGEDEARLTFLAARRWFGWSAGKLLVLDIGGGSLEIAYGIDEDPDAAVSLPLGAGRLTSGWLPGDPPDALDIRALRRHVRAEIARTVGEFRRFGAPDHVVATSKTFKQLARIAGAARSAEGLYVQRDLSRKSLEEWVPRLAAMTTAQRAALPGVSEGRSNQLLAGALVAEATMDLFGVEDLEICPWALREGVILRRLDHMPAPGV